The sequence below is a genomic window from Pseudomonadota bacterium.
CAGGTTTTTCTTTCCTGAAAACCTCCAGCGCCGCTTCGCCATTCTCTGCCTCAATCGGGAAAAACCCGTTATTATTAAGAAAATCGCTAAGCGTGAGCCTGATGTTTTTGTCATCGTCTACAATAAGAATTTTATTCATCCTGCTTCTCCTGCCTTCATTTATTGGGGCTCACGCCTGTCCCCTCTTAACTTCCGTATGAACGTGGGATGTCCGCTCACTTACGTTCGCTTGGACGTCCGCTTACGCTTGGACGTAAATGCCTTCTTCATCGTCCCACGTCCAAAGGAGCCGGGCACCCATGAAGTGGGTGTTGACTGTACGTCCTAAGTCCCACGGTAACTATATCAACTGTCCAGAATCGCCCTGACTTTCGCCAACAACTCAGCCGGCAAAAGGGGTTTTTTTATAAAATTCAACTTTTCATCTATCACCCCTGATCTGTCCATGATTCCATGTGCATATCCGCTCATGAAAAGGATTTTCTGGAGGGGGTTCATTTTCTTTATCTCGTTATACACTTCCTTTATGTGCTTCTTCGGCATCATTACATCAAGAATGATCATGCCGATGCTATCCTTGTGCCGGATAATCTTCTGTATTACATCCTCTCCGTCAACTGCCTCAATAACTTCGTAACCGCCTGCTTCAAGAATGCTTCTTACCGTACTTCTCGTCAGTACATTGTCTTCAGCAAGAAGAATCGTTTCACGGCCCTCTTCAAAAAATATATCCTCCGTATCCGTCTTTTTTTTATGCAAAATCGAATCTATTACCGGCAGGTACACAGATATGGTGGTGCCTTTACCTGTCTCGCTGGACACATTAATATACCCGTTATGTTTTTTGATAATACCAAAGATAATGGAAAGTCCGAGGCCCGTTCCCTTACCAACCTCCTTTGTTGTAAAGAAAGGCTCAAACATCCTCTCAATTGTCCACTTGTCCATCCCTGTACCGTTGTCGGCAACAGATACACGGATATACCTGCCCGGATCGCCGCCTGAGGCATAGAGGTTTGTAAATTCTTCATCCAACTCAATAAAATCAGTCTCTATAGTCAATTTCCCGCCTTCCGGCATGGCATCACGTGCGTTCACGATGAGGTTCATAAGGACTTGCTCTATCTGGCTTTCATCAGCAACTGTTTTCAAATCTGCATCCTTTAATACTGTTTCAAGCTCGATATTATCCCCGATGGTTCGTAATGCCATCCTTACTATCTTATCAACGATTTTGTTAAGATCGAGAGTAACGGGCTTTATGATCTGTTTTCTGCTGAAGGTAAGGAGGTTCTGTGTGAGCTGCGCTGCACTCTCGCCTGCCTCGGTTATCCGGTTGAGATATACTTTTACCTGATCATCCAGATTTGCCTTCATTAGCGAAAGCTGGGCATTTCCCAGAATAGTTGTAAGGAGATTATTGAAGTCATGGGCAATCCCTCCGGCAAGGGTGCCGATGGATTCCATCTTCTGGGCATGGAAAAGCTGTTCCTCCAGTTGTTTACGATCTGTTATGTCTATGGCAATGCCCCTTAATCCTGAAAACTTCTTTCCCTTTCTCATAGGGCTCAGATAGGTAAGGATAGGGAATGTGGCCCCATCCTTCCTGAGCGCTGTAAATTCAATACCTTCCAGTATCTCTCCCCTGGATATCCCTTCGGCTGCTGCCTTTACCCTGTCCCGATCCTCAGGGATAAGCGCCTGTAAGAGTTTCAGGCCTACGTCAATATCTTCCTGCGTATATCCAAACTGTTCAAGGGTATGACAATTCACAAATGTGAAAAAACCCTTTTCATTTACTTCAAAAACCGTCTGTGGTAATAAGTCGGCCAGTTCCTTGTATCTCTCGTTGCTCTTTTTAAACGCTTCATCGGCTTGCTTGCGCTCGGTGATATCATCGTAGATGGCAACAATATCGCCCGAGGGCAGTTTGTATACCTCGTTTTCCACCCACTGGGAAATACGCCCGTCCTTGTAGAATGAAAAAGGGAGATGCTCCGGCACCCCGGTTCTCCAGACGCGCTGGAATACTTCAAAAAGCCCGATGTCTTTGATACCGGGGAATATTTCCAGAACGCTTCTCCCTTCAACCTCCTGTAATGTAACGCTACTGAGTCTTTGACCTGCAGGATTCAAGTCTTTAAAGATAAAATCCTCGCCGTTATGCTGCGCCTTGTATACTGCCACACCGCTTCCCATCTTGTTGAACATTTCACGGAAGCGGATTTCGCTCTCCTTGAGCGCAACTTCAGCCAGTTTGCGCTTGGTGATATCCTCAACGGTGCCTTCAAAATGAAGTAATTTCCCTGTTTCGTCTTTAACGACACGGGCATTGATTGAAACCCATATTTTACTCCCATCCTTTTTGTAAACGGTTGTCTCAAAGTCATTTACTTTCCCTTGCTTCTTAAGCATGACCGTATAGCGCGTTCTGTCTTCCTGATTTGCAAACAGTTGCTCTCCTGTGTGGGTAATGCCTGTTATCATCTCTTCCGGGTATTCAAAACCGTGAATATGTGCCATGGCAGGATTGACACTGATGAAGCGACCCTCGGGAGAGCTTTGGTAGATGCCCTCTATGGCATTCTCGAAGATGGAGCGGTATTTCTGTTCACTTTGAAGCAGGGCTTCTTCTGCATGCTTGTGTTCGGTAATGTCGCGGAGGACTAAAACCTTTGCCTTTTTTTTCTTATAATGTATGGTTCTTGCCTGCCCGGCCACTTCCATAATAAGGGGAGACCCGTCTTTCTTCAGCATCATCGCCACATAAGGCTTTTCATAATCTGTCTGCATGGCATGCAAAAAAAGTTCTTTTGATTCCGGTGCGACAAAATTTATTACATGTTTTTTTCCGATTATCTCATCTGCCTCATCATAATCATAACCAAACATCCTTATCATGGCTTGATTAAAATCCAGGACATTACCATCGTCGTGAATAACTATTCCTTCAAAAGTGGAATCAGCGAGAAGGCGGAACCTCTCTTCGCTTCCGGCCAACGCATCTTCTGCGTGCATGCGTTCCAGTTCGGCCGATGCCCTGGCCGCCAGGATATCCATGATTTCCCGAAAGTCAGGGTAGTTTTTTGTAAGCGGCTTTCGCGACAGCACACAGAGAACACCAAAAGAGCTTCCGTCTGACTTCACAAGCGGTGTACCTGCATAGCCCTCGATATTCAGGGCAGAAACGAGCTTTGCCTCGGGAAAGAGAGCGCTTACACCTTCAGGATAGAAACTGAACCCATCGGTGGCAACACGCCCACAGGGTGTGCCTTCCAGGCCTAAAACCAGATTATCGACAATCTTCCCGTCAGGCCATACGGAACAGCTCCTGATTTCGTTGCTGTCAGGTACGATCTCACCGATAATCACACAGTCTGCATCAAGCCATCCTGCTACGTTCTCAACAATCCTGTCAAGGCATGCCTGCCCTGTAGTCCCTACACTGCTTTTCAGTATGGTGGTCTTTACCCTTTCCGCCTTCTTCAGGTCCGTTATGTCCTGAATCAGCCCGTCATATGAAACAAGTCTGCCTTGATCATCATAACGTAAAACAGGTGTGCTTCTCACCCAACGCTTACCACCATCCTTGCGAACAATCCGGTGCTCCGAAGGCAGGGCATTTCCTCCTCCAAGGATCTGCTTTAAATATTCTTCAACTTCCACCTTGTCCTCGTCTGCAATCATGCGATACCACAGGTAAGGATCTGCAGCGAATTCTTCTGTTGTGTAGCCCGTAATAGCCACGCAACCCGGTCCGTGACGGGTTTCCACCGCCCTCCCCTCATCCAGACTTACTGAATATATATAGTCGGTGACGGCCTCGGTAATACACCGGTAGCGCTCTTCGCTCTGTTGCATGGCAACTTCTGCCTGTTTACGTTTCTCCTCAAGAAGTTTTTCCCGTGTCAAGTCCCTTCCACAACCGACAGTACCGATCATATTCCCTTTTTCATCAAGAAAAGGGGCCTTGTAGACGTCGAGAAAGAGAAATTCCCCCTGTACATTGCCTGACTCATCAAACCGTTGCGACCTCCTTTCTTGCAACACAACAGCATCGGAATCAATGCATATCTCTCCGAATGTATGCCATACAGGATCATCGGGACGGGATTGCCTCTCCCTGTCCGCAAAGAACATGTCTGTTTTTCCTAAAGGCTCATTAAAATCTTTTGTGTTGAGCAGTTTCTCACAGATAGCCCTGTTGGCAAAAATGAATTTTTTTTCAAGATCCTTTGCCCATATAAGGTCAGGTACATTGTCACACATTAATTTCATCATGGCATAGAGCGCCTGGTATTTGTCTTCGGATTGTTTTAACTGCAGCTCAATATTTTTTTTATTCAGCGCTATTTCAATTACTATTCTGACCTCAGTTTTCTGAAAGGGTTTAGTAAGATACCCGTAGGGTTCCGCCTCTTTCGCTCTCTCAATGTATTCAAAATCCATATAGGCAGTAAGGAAAATTATTGGTATGCCATGCCTTGCAGTGATGGTTTTTGCAGCTTCAATACCGTCCGGGCCTCCTTGCATAACAATGTCCATAAGTATGATATCAGGCTTGAGATGCCCGGCCATCTCCACAGACTTATTACCGGAAGTGGCAACTCCCACCACCTCATGTCCTATTTCTGTAAGGTATTCCTTGATATGCGTTGCAATAATTGCTTCGTCATCGACAACCATTATCCTGGCCATGTTTTCCCTCGCTTTTTACTGCCTTAAACTCTACGTTCCATAATTATTTCTTCTATGCGAACGTTTACAGGACATCAAAATTGACTATAAAACCCGGATTTATGTTGATTTAACTAAGTTGGATGAAAGGTATCGGTTTCACAGTCCCCTGTACATCTGTAATTATGTACTTAATTACAGTGTAACTGATTAATTGCGTTTTGCAAGCAAAATTATCTATACCAAAAAGCTGCGTAAATCTTTTACCCTCCGGGCGCTATCTATGAATCCGAACCGGTATTACGTATTATTCAAGACAAGCTGCACTATTCCTTCCAACGGCACTATTTTATCGACCGCATTAAGCTTGATCGCCTCTTTGGGCATACCGAAGACTATACAGGATGCTTCGTCCTGGGCAATATTGAATGCCCCAGCATCTTTCATCTCAAGCATACCTTTTGCCCCATCGTCACCCATACCGGTCATAATCACCCCTACAGCATTCTTTCCTGCATACCGGGATGCAGAACGAAAGAGGACATCTACGGATGGTCTGTGGCGGCATACTAAGGGCCCGTCTTTTACTTCTACATAGTAGCGGGCACCGCTCCTTTTTAAGAGTGTATGTTTATTTCCAGGGGCAATGAGGGCTCGACCCCGTATGACCGTATCGTTGTCCTCAGCTTCTTTTACGGATATCCTACAAAGAGTGTTAAGCCGGTTTGCAAAGGCGCGGGTGAAGTTCTCCGGCATGTGTTGTACGATGACCATGCCGGCTGCATCTTCGGGCAGGGCTTCCAGAAAAACCCTCAATGCCTCTGTACCTCCGGTAGACGCCCCTATGACCACAACCTTCTCCGTAGTCTGGATCATTGCCTTATTTACCTGCATCGGGATAACTGCATCTGCCGTAAGTTTGGGTTGTACGTGCAGAGGTTTCGAAACAGTCTTTTTTGTACGCGCCCTTGCTGCTGCCTTGACTACATCACAAATAAGGATCTTCGATTCCTCCAGAAACTGCTTTACCCCCATTTTGGGCTTCTGAATAATCTCAACAGCGCCGTATTCAAGGGCCTTCAGGGCTGTTTCCGAACCGTCATCGGTAAGGCTCGAACACATGACAACCGGAATCGGGTGCTGCGACATGATCTTCTGAAGAAAGGTAATGCCGTCCATCCGGGGCATCTCCACATCAAGGGTGATTACATCAGGGGCAACCTCTCTCATTCTCTCTGCCGCAAGATATGGGTCCCTGGCTGCACCGATAACCTCTATTAATGGATCGGACGAAAGGATTTCCGTCATTGCCTGGCGGACTACTGCCGAGTCATCAACAATAAGGACTTTGATTCTGTTCATATGTGCCTCTCAATTAGTTCACCATTGCCCATGTAATCCAAACCTTTTTTTGGTTTGTATCCTGTCATCACGCGGACAACGAACTTTGGACTGAGTTTATACGTTTTAATAACACCTTGCCTGTGTGGGTATAGAAATGCACCTTTCTGCCCAGTTTGCCTCCAATATCGGATACCTTAAGCTGAAGATTCTCATTTCTGATGACCTCCAGAGCTATCTCTATGTTCTTCTGCCCTATCGATGCCATACTTTCATTCATCCTGTCGATTACATCCGCACCACCTAAGAGTTTGATCTCCATTTCGTCTTTCCTTATACCCATTGTTTCAAACTTGTTAAGCATATACAAAATAGAGCTGTCTACATAGCGGAACTCATGGTGTCCCTTTGTAAAAGAACTCCTGGGCAGCATTGCATGGCAGATGCCGCCTGCCTTTAACCTCCTGTTAAATATTGTTACGGCAATGCATGAACCGAGGATCGTGGAAACGATGGTAGGTTTATCCGATATGTAGAGTTCTCCCGGTTTCAGAAAAACCCTCATGCAAGTCTCCGGTATATGGTTGGTGCTACCTGGGTCAGTGGCACATCCATACCGAAGAGTGTCTCCGAATGCCCCATAAAGAGATAACCGTCGGG
It includes:
- a CDS encoding chemotaxis response regulator protein-glutamate methylesterase; this translates as MNRIKVLIVDDSAVVRQAMTEILSSDPLIEVIGAARDPYLAAERMREVAPDVITLDVEMPRMDGITFLQKIMSQHPIPVVMCSSLTDDGSETALKALEYGAVEIIQKPKMGVKQFLEESKILICDVVKAAARARTKKTVSKPLHVQPKLTADAVIPMQVNKAMIQTTEKVVVIGASTGGTEALRVFLEALPEDAAGMVIVQHMPENFTRAFANRLNTLCRISVKEAEDNDTVIRGRALIAPGNKHTLLKRSGARYYVEVKDGPLVCRHRPSVDVLFRSASRYAGKNAVGVIMTGMGDDGAKGMLEMKDAGAFNIAQDEASCIVFGMPKEAIKLNAVDKIVPLEGIVQLVLNNT
- a CDS encoding chemotaxis protein CheD — translated: MRVFLKPGELYISDKPTIVSTILGSCIAVTIFNRRLKAGGICHAMLPRSSFTKGHHEFRYVDSSILYMLNKFETMGIRKDEMEIKLLGGADVIDRMNESMASIGQKNIEIALEVIRNENLQLKVSDIGGKLGRKVHFYTHTGKVLLKRINSVQSSLSA
- a CDS encoding PAS domain S-box protein yields the protein MARIMVVDDEAIIATHIKEYLTEIGHEVVGVATSGNKSVEMAGHLKPDIILMDIVMQGGPDGIEAAKTITARHGIPIIFLTAYMDFEYIERAKEAEPYGYLTKPFQKTEVRIVIEIALNKKNIELQLKQSEDKYQALYAMMKLMCDNVPDLIWAKDLEKKFIFANRAICEKLLNTKDFNEPLGKTDMFFADRERQSRPDDPVWHTFGEICIDSDAVVLQERRSQRFDESGNVQGEFLFLDVYKAPFLDEKGNMIGTVGCGRDLTREKLLEEKRKQAEVAMQQSEERYRCITEAVTDYIYSVSLDEGRAVETRHGPGCVAITGYTTEEFAADPYLWYRMIADEDKVEVEEYLKQILGGGNALPSEHRIVRKDGGKRWVRSTPVLRYDDQGRLVSYDGLIQDITDLKKAERVKTTILKSSVGTTGQACLDRIVENVAGWLDADCVIIGEIVPDSNEIRSCSVWPDGKIVDNLVLGLEGTPCGRVATDGFSFYPEGVSALFPEAKLVSALNIEGYAGTPLVKSDGSSFGVLCVLSRKPLTKNYPDFREIMDILAARASAELERMHAEDALAGSEERFRLLADSTFEGIVIHDDGNVLDFNQAMIRMFGYDYDEADEIIGKKHVINFVAPESKELFLHAMQTDYEKPYVAMMLKKDGSPLIMEVAGQARTIHYKKKKAKVLVLRDITEHKHAEEALLQSEQKYRSIFENAIEGIYQSSPEGRFISVNPAMAHIHGFEYPEEMITGITHTGEQLFANQEDRTRYTVMLKKQGKVNDFETTVYKKDGSKIWVSINARVVKDETGKLLHFEGTVEDITKRKLAEVALKESEIRFREMFNKMGSGVAVYKAQHNGEDFIFKDLNPAGQRLSSVTLQEVEGRSVLEIFPGIKDIGLFEVFQRVWRTGVPEHLPFSFYKDGRISQWVENEVYKLPSGDIVAIYDDITERKQADEAFKKSNERYKELADLLPQTVFEVNEKGFFTFVNCHTLEQFGYTQEDIDVGLKLLQALIPEDRDRVKAAAEGISRGEILEGIEFTALRKDGATFPILTYLSPMRKGKKFSGLRGIAIDITDRKQLEEQLFHAQKMESIGTLAGGIAHDFNNLLTTILGNAQLSLMKANLDDQVKVYLNRITEAGESAAQLTQNLLTFSRKQIIKPVTLDLNKIVDKIVRMALRTIGDNIELETVLKDADLKTVADESQIEQVLMNLIVNARDAMPEGGKLTIETDFIELDEEFTNLYASGGDPGRYIRVSVADNGTGMDKWTIERMFEPFFTTKEVGKGTGLGLSIIFGIIKKHNGYINVSSETGKGTTISVYLPVIDSILHKKKTDTEDIFFEEGRETILLAEDNVLTRSTVRSILEAGGYEVIEAVDGEDVIQKIIRHKDSIGMIILDVMMPKKHIKEVYNEIKKMNPLQKILFMSGYAHGIMDRSGVIDEKLNFIKKPLLPAELLAKVRAILDS